In Cynocephalus volans isolate mCynVol1 chromosome 3, mCynVol1.pri, whole genome shotgun sequence, one DNA window encodes the following:
- the SERPINA4 gene encoding kallistatin has translation MHLDYCLILLLAGLLALSHSQLHLEQVPGTDKSSSSLKITPGNADFAFRFYHAVASESPRKNIFFSPLSISAAFAMLSLGACSHSRTQIFEGLGFNLTELSESDIHRGFQHLLHTLNLPSQELETHVGSALFLSHDLPLLGKFLNDTEAFYETKLFQTNFCNTVGTTQLINDHVKKETRGKIVDLVSELSTDITMVLVNYIYFKALWEKPFFHSMTTPHNFYVDESTTVKVPMMLQDDHHHWYLHDRYLPCSVLRMDYKGDATALFILPDRGRMRQVEEVLTPEMLLRWNNLLQKRNFYRKVELHFPKFSISGSYALDQILPELGFTDLFSARANFSGISGQLNLKASKSFHKATLDVDEVGTEAAAATGSSFKLFSAQKTQRVLWFDRPFLMVIFSTSTQSVLFLGKVVNPTKP, from the exons ATGCACCTTGATTACTGCCTGATCCTCCTTCTGGCTGGACTACTGGCCCTTTCTCACAGCCAGCTGCACCTAGAGCAGGTTCCAGGGACAGACAAGAGCTCCTCCAGCCTCAAGATCACCCCGGGCAATGCCGACTTTGCCTTCCGCTTCTACCATGCAGTCGCTTCTGAAAGCCCCAGGAAGAACATCTTTTTCTCACCTCTGAGTATCTCCGCTGCCTTCGCCATGCTCTCGCTGGGGGCCTGCTCGCACAGCCGGACCCAGATCTTCGAGGGCCTGGGCTTCAACCTTACCGAGCTGTCTGAGTCTGACATCCACCGGGGCTTCCAGCACCTCCTGCACACTCTCAACCTCCCTAGCCAAGAGCTGGAAACGCACGTGGGCAGTGCCCTGTTCCTGAGCCACGACCTGCCACTCCTTGGTAAATTCCTTAATGACACTGAAGCATTTTATGAGACCAAACTCTTCCAAACCAACTTCTGCAACACTGTGGGCACAACCCAGCTAATCAATGACCATGTCAAGAAGGAAACTCGAGGGAAGATTGTGGATTTGGTCAGTGAGCTCAGCACGGATATCACAATGGTGCTGGTGAATTACATTTACTTCAAAG CTCTGTGGGAGAAACCCTTCTTTCACAGTATGACCACTCCCCACAACTTCTACGTTGACGAGAGCACAACAGTCAAGGTGCCCATGATGCTGCAAGATGACCATCACCACTGGTATCTCCACGACAGATACCTGCCCTGCTCGGTGCTGCGGATGGATTACAAAGGAGACGCCACGGCGTTGTTCATTCTTCCTGACCGAGGCAGGATGAGGCAGGTGGAGGAGGTTTTGACTCCAGAGATGCTACTAAGATGGAACAACTTGCTTCAGAAGAG GAATTTCTACAGGAAGGTGGAGCTGCACTTCCCCAAGTTCTCCATTTCTGGCTCCTACGCACTAGACCAGATTTTGCCTGAGCTGGGCTTCACAGACCTGTTCTCCGCACGAGCTAACTTCTCTGGCATCTCCGGACAGCTGAACCTGAAGGCATCCAAA AGTTTCCACAAGGCCACCCTGGACGTGGATGAGGTCGGCACCGAGGCTGCAGCGGCCACCGGCTCCTCCTTCAAGCTGTTCTCTGCCCAGAAAACTCAGAGAGTGCTCTGGTTCGACCGGCCCTTCCTCATGGTGATCTTTTCCACCAGTACCCAGAGTGTCCTCTTTCTGGGCAAGGTTGTCAACCCCACGAAACCATAG